ACCCCGCACATCGTCGTGACTGACGGCGCGGCGGCGATTGAGTTCTACAAGCACGCGTTTGGTGCGCAGGAGAATTCACGCCTGATGACGCCCGACGGCAAGCTGCTGATGCACGCGCAACTGACCATCGGCAATTCGGTGATCATGCTTGCCAGCGAGTTTCCGCCGCAGGCCCTGTCACCCAAAAGCCGCGGCGGCACGAGCGTGTTCCTCCATCTTTACGTTCCGGATTCCGACGCCGCGTTCGACCGTGCGGTCAAGGCCGGCGGCATCATCCGCATGCCGGTGTCCGATACGTTTTGGGGCGACCGCTACGGCGTGGTCGAAGATCCGTTCGGCCATCAATGGTCCATCGCCTCGCGCAAGCTCGACCTCACGCCGGAGCAGATCGCCGAGAACTCGAAGGCATGGATGGCGAAGATGGCGAAATGTTGAGCTGCGGGCACACCCCACCCACGCGAAGGGGGGCGGCTTCCGCCCCGCAAGTCAGCTTGACGTGTCGCGCGGCTGCCTCGAAGCTGCTCGCCGATGATTATGACTCCTCTCCGATTCTCGGCGATCACGGCCGTCAGCCTTTGTTTGCTTGGCTGCGATTCCTCCACGCAAAACCGCGGCAACGAGCCGGTCAGCACGAACGCTCCCACGGCCACCGCCACGCCGACGGTTGGCGAAATGATCACCACCGCCAGTGGTTTGAAGTATCAGGTGTTGAAGCATGGCACCGGCACGGTTTCGCCCAAGGCCACCGATACGGTGATGGTGCACTACCACGGAACGCTGCTGGATGGCACGGTGTTCGACAGTTCAGTGGAGCGCGGTGAACCGGCCAGCTTTCCATTGAATTCGGTCATCCCCGGCTGGACTGAAGGGCTGCAACTCATGAAGGTGGGCGACAAGTTCAAGTTTGTGATCCCACCCAACCTCGCGTATGGCGAAAAAAGTCCCAGTCCCAAAATCCCCCCGAACAGCACGCTGGTGTTTGAAGTGGAATTGCTCGGCATCGAATAATGCAACCGCCGAAGTGGTGGCGCCTTGGTTCCCGGCAAAATCTTGGGCAACATCAGTCGCCGGGGCAC
The sequence above is drawn from the Verrucomicrobiia bacterium genome and encodes:
- a CDS encoding FKBP-type peptidyl-prolyl cis-trans isomerase; this translates as MTPLRFSAITAVSLCLLGCDSSTQNRGNEPVSTNAPTATATPTVGEMITTASGLKYQVLKHGTGTVSPKATDTVMVHYHGTLLDGTVFDSSVERGEPASFPLNSVIPGWTEGLQLMKVGDKFKFVIPPNLAYGEKSPSPKIPPNSTLVFEVELLGIE
- a CDS encoding VOC family protein, which produces MTNPIPIGFHTLTPHIVVTDGAAAIEFYKHAFGAQENSRLMTPDGKLLMHAQLTIGNSVIMLASEFPPQALSPKSRGGTSVFLHLYVPDSDAAFDRAVKAGGIIRMPVSDTFWGDRYGVVEDPFGHQWSIASRKLDLTPEQIAENSKAWMAKMAKC